In Syntrophales bacterium, one genomic interval encodes:
- the serS gene encoding serine--tRNA ligase, with protein sequence MLDIKYLRQNMEFVAAKMRERGQGMNFERFSFLDAHRRELLQEVEQLRGERNAVSRQVGEKKKNGEDATEIIARMGDVSARIKLLDDDLKKTDEDLDRIVMTIPNIPHESVVCGKDSNDNPVVRFWGEKPQFSFAPLPHWEIGENLKILDFAMGAKLTGARFTLYRGLGARLERALINFMLDLHTQEHGYTEMLPPFIVNRESMTATGQLPKFEEDLFKLEGLDYFLIPTAEVPVTNIHRGEILEEAALPICYVAYTPCFRAEAGSYGKDTRGLIRQHQFNKVELVKFSKPEDSYNELEKLTLNAEEVLKRLNIPYRVINLCTGDLGFSAAKTYDIEAWLPGQESYREISSCSNFEDFQARRASIRFRRAETGKAELLHTLNGSGLAVGRTVVAILENYQQADGSVLIPEALRAYMGGVGVIKNK encoded by the coding sequence ATGCTGGACATAAAATACCTCAGACAAAATATGGAGTTTGTTGCCGCAAAGATGCGCGAGCGGGGACAGGGGATGAACTTTGAGCGGTTCTCCTTCCTGGATGCCCACCGGCGGGAACTGCTGCAAGAGGTAGAGCAGTTGCGCGGCGAGCGCAATGCCGTTTCCCGGCAGGTTGGCGAAAAGAAGAAAAATGGCGAGGACGCGACAGAAATAATTGCCCGGATGGGGGATGTTTCGGCGCGGATCAAGCTCCTTGATGACGACCTCAAAAAAACGGACGAGGATCTCGACCGCATTGTCATGACGATTCCGAATATCCCCCACGAATCGGTTGTTTGCGGGAAGGACTCCAATGACAACCCGGTCGTTCGCTTCTGGGGCGAGAAACCGCAATTTTCTTTCGCGCCTCTTCCACACTGGGAAATCGGGGAAAACCTCAAAATACTCGATTTTGCCATGGGGGCGAAGCTTACCGGGGCGCGCTTTACCCTGTACCGGGGGTTGGGGGCAAGGCTGGAGCGGGCGCTAATCAACTTCATGCTCGATCTCCACACGCAAGAGCACGGTTACACCGAGATGCTCCCCCCGTTTATCGTCAATCGGGAAAGCATGACGGCCACTGGACAGCTCCCCAAGTTTGAGGAAGACCTCTTCAAGCTGGAAGGGCTTGACTATTTTCTGATCCCGACGGCGGAGGTTCCCGTCACCAATATCCACCGGGGGGAAATTCTTGAAGAGGCGGCGCTCCCGATTTGTTATGTGGCCTATACGCCCTGCTTCCGCGCGGAGGCCGGCTCTTACGGCAAGGATACGCGGGGGCTGATCCGTCAGCACCAGTTCAACAAGGTCGAACTGGTGAAGTTCTCGAAACCGGAAGATTCGTACAATGAGCTGGAAAAACTGACATTAAACGCCGAAGAGGTATTAAAAAGGCTGAATATCCCCTACCGGGTGATCAATCTTTGCACCGGCGATTTGGGCTTTTCAGCCGCCAAGACCTATGATATAGAGGCGTGGCTTCCCGGGCAGGAATCCTACCGGGAAATATCCTCTTGCAGCAATTTCGAGGATTTTCAGGCGCGCCGGGCCTCAATCCGCTTCCGGCGGGCAGAAACCGGCAAGGCGGAGTTGCTCCACACCTTGAATGGTTCCGGACTGGCCGTGGGCAGAACCGTTGTGGCCATCCTGGAGAATTACCAGCAGGCCGACGGCAGTGTGCTAATCCCGGAGGCCCTCAGGGCATATATGGGCGGGGTTGGCGTTATAAAGAACAAATAG
- the rnhA gene encoding ribonuclease HI, whose amino-acid sequence MGSKKKYYAVVRGFCPGIYNSWYGPGGAEEQVRGYANALFQGFGSREEAEVWQKKGTPARRTEAAIATKPVMTGKGRRTETADTNTAPEIVAPVKAPAQKIIIYTDGGCKRNPGPGGYGAVVMDGSSRRELTQGFRLTTNNRMELMACIAALQSLTDSAAVVLHSDSQYVVNGIEKGWAKKWRAKGWMRTKEEAAVNADLWAALLELCDRHRVQFVWVRGHAGTRENERCDRLATQAALGRDLLEDTGYLCQGQRPAE is encoded by the coding sequence ATGGGAAGTAAAAAGAAATACTATGCCGTTGTTCGTGGTTTTTGCCCCGGCATTTATAACTCATGGTATGGCCCCGGCGGGGCAGAGGAACAGGTAAGGGGATATGCAAACGCCCTTTTCCAGGGATTCGGCAGCCGGGAAGAGGCGGAAGTATGGCAAAAAAAGGGGACGCCGGCCAGGCGAACTGAAGCAGCTATTGCCACAAAACCTGTCATGACAGGTAAAGGCAGGCGAACTGAAACGGCGGATACGAACACTGCGCCTGAAATTGTTGCACCTGTTAAGGCGCCAGCGCAAAAAATCATCATTTACACCGACGGCGGGTGCAAGCGGAATCCGGGACCGGGCGGATACGGGGCGGTGGTGATGGACGGGAGCAGCCGCAGGGAGCTGACGCAGGGATTTCGGCTGACGACGAACAACCGCATGGAGCTTATGGCCTGCATCGCCGCGTTGCAATCACTGACCGATTCAGCCGCCGTTGTTCTCCACAGCGATTCTCAGTATGTGGTAAACGGGATCGAAAAGGGTTGGGCAAAAAAGTGGCGGGCAAAAGGCTGGATGCGCACAAAAGAGGAGGCGGCTGTCAACGCCGATCTCTGGGCGGCGCTACTGGAGCTCTGCGATCGCCATCGGGTGCAGTTTGTCTGGGTGCGCGGCCATGCCGGAACAAGGGAAAATGAGCGTTGCGACAGGTTGGCGACTCAAGCCGCCCTGGGCCGGGACCTGCTTGAAGACACAGGTTATCTCTGCCAGGGGCAACGGCCTGCGGAGTAA
- the ndk gene encoding nucleoside-diphosphate kinase, whose product MERSLVLVKPDGVQRGLTGEVISRLERRGLLLVGAKFMQVSRELAEEHYAIHRGKPFYEGLIAYITASPVLAMVWEGPNAIAAIRQTMGATRPLEAAPGTIRHDFALEVGRNLTHASDSPENGATEAALWFKQDELVSWRRAVDPWIFE is encoded by the coding sequence ATGGAACGTTCTTTAGTTTTGGTAAAACCGGATGGCGTGCAGCGCGGTCTTACAGGCGAGGTCATCAGCCGCCTGGAAAGACGCGGGCTGCTTCTTGTGGGCGCAAAGTTCATGCAGGTAAGCCGGGAACTTGCCGAGGAGCATTATGCCATTCACAGGGGAAAGCCCTTTTATGAGGGACTGATCGCCTATATAACTGCCTCGCCGGTGCTGGCGATGGTCTGGGAAGGGCCGAACGCGATTGCGGCAATCCGGCAGACGATGGGGGCCACCCGTCCTCTGGAGGCGGCGCCGGGGACGATCCGCCATGACTTTGCGCTGGAGGTCGGCCGCAATCTTACCCACGCCTCCGACAGCCCGGAAAACGGCGCAACGGAGGCGGCTTTGTGGTTTAAACAAGACGAACTTGTTTCCTGGCGCCGCGCCGTGGATCCATGGATATTTGAATGA
- a CDS encoding lytic transglycosylase domain-containing protein, which translates to MTAILRATVSVILVLLLPFAAVAAGEKSGDEAVLAAYRAFLARDGVVIAGQIEKTRNHVLAAYVRYWAISLRLKDVEPEEINDFFDKYAGTVLAERLRQEWLHELGKQGRWEQFRLQFPLLPRADSENKCYALQESLQRQGINDRLTADFKGFWNAPRSLPEGCLPVAAALVNAGRLSAPDIEARLRRLLMENLVSAARRTRELAFADDLPGAKQIEEAFRYPASFLAQDEAILKTAKGAELAFFALLSLARSDLPGAATLLEDKLKTILSLQDQQRLWAYLATRGARRHLPESLEWFKKGEKEALAGEQLVWRTRIALRQENWPEVKSAIEGMTASLRNESAWTYWMGRSLGMTGNNEAGRDLFKKISGRYDFYGLLAAEELGIPLPMPPQAAESTREELSQVAGRPALQRALALYRLNLRTEAAREWRWGLRSLRDRQLLAAAELARINGVWDRSANTAELTSSEHNFALRYPTPYKDILIKNARNCNLEEAVVLGLARQESLFAAEARSPAGAMGLMQLMPETARITARKIGMAGFNNAMLTRPEVNIELGTSYLRGIMKRFSANYAFAAAAYNAGPRRAEKWRNAKPLEGAIYVESIPFTETRLYVKKVLANAVYYSLLYGLKPLALKQMLGTIGGSAESEASSPNQGEQGYDY; encoded by the coding sequence ATGACGGCAATCCTGCGGGCAACAGTATCGGTTATTTTGGTCTTGCTGCTGCCGTTTGCGGCGGTGGCAGCGGGAGAAAAGAGCGGCGACGAAGCGGTACTCGCCGCTTACCGGGCCTTTTTGGCCCGCGATGGGGTTGTTATAGCCGGTCAAATCGAAAAAACAAGGAACCATGTCCTTGCAGCATACGTTCGCTACTGGGCAATCAGCCTGCGGCTCAAAGATGTTGAACCTGAAGAAATTAATGACTTTTTTGACAAATACGCAGGAACCGTGCTCGCCGAGCGGCTGCGGCAGGAGTGGCTGCATGAACTGGGCAAACAAGGCAGGTGGGAGCAGTTCCGACTGCAATTCCCGCTTTTGCCGAGGGCCGATTCCGAAAACAAATGCTACGCCCTCCAGGAAAGTCTGCAGCGGCAGGGGATAAACGATCGCCTAACTGCTGACTTCAAAGGCTTCTGGAATGCCCCGCGCTCCTTGCCGGAGGGATGCCTGCCGGTCGCCGCGGCATTGGTCAACGCCGGCCGCCTCTCCGCCCCGGACATCGAGGCGCGGCTGCGGCGGCTGCTGATGGAGAATCTTGTTTCAGCTGCGCGGCGTACCAGGGAGCTGGCGTTCGCAGATGATCTGCCGGGCGCAAAACAGATTGAGGAGGCTTTTCGATACCCGGCCTCTTTCCTGGCGCAGGATGAAGCAATTCTCAAAACTGCGAAAGGTGCGGAACTCGCCTTTTTTGCCCTTTTGTCTCTGGCCCGCAGCGACTTGCCGGGCGCCGCAACCCTGCTGGAAGACAAGCTCAAAACAATCCTTTCCCTGCAGGATCAGCAGCGCTTATGGGCGTATCTCGCCACGCGAGGCGCCCGCCGTCACCTTCCGGAATCACTGGAGTGGTTCAAAAAGGGCGAGAAGGAAGCGCTTGCCGGGGAACAGCTTGTCTGGCGAACGCGCATCGCGCTAAGACAGGAAAACTGGCCTGAGGTAAAAAGCGCGATAGAGGGCATGACCGCCTCGCTGCGCAACGAATCAGCCTGGACATACTGGATGGGACGGTCGCTTGGCATGACTGGAAACAACGAAGCAGGCCGGGATCTTTTCAAGAAGATTTCCGGTCGTTATGATTTCTATGGACTGTTGGCCGCCGAGGAATTGGGGATTCCGTTGCCGATGCCCCCCCAGGCGGCAGAGTCAACCAGGGAAGAGCTATCGCAGGTTGCCGGACGCCCCGCCCTTCAGAGGGCGCTTGCCCTCTACCGGCTCAATTTACGAACGGAAGCAGCCAGGGAGTGGCGGTGGGGTTTGCGTTCGCTGAGAGATCGACAATTGCTGGCGGCGGCAGAGCTGGCAAGAATAAACGGCGTTTGGGATCGCTCGGCCAATACGGCGGAGCTGACGTCTTCCGAACACAATTTTGCGCTGCGCTATCCGACGCCTTACAAAGATATCCTCATAAAGAATGCCCGCAATTGTAATCTCGAAGAGGCAGTGGTGCTGGGGCTTGCACGACAGGAAAGCCTCTTTGCTGCCGAAGCCAGGTCGCCGGCCGGGGCAATGGGGCTGATGCAGTTGATGCCGGAAACAGCGCGCATCACCGCCCGCAAAATCGGTATGGCTGGGTTCAATAACGCGATGTTGACAAGGCCGGAGGTAAATATCGAGTTGGGGACGTCCTATCTGCGCGGCATAATGAAACGGTTTTCCGCAAATTATGCGTTTGCCGCGGCCGCTTACAACGCCGGACCACGCCGCGCCGAGAAGTGGCGAAACGCCAAACCGCTGGAAGGGGCGATCTACGTCGAATCAATCCCGTTTACGGAAACGCGCCTTTACGTAAAGAAGGTTCTGGCCAACGCCGTTTACTACTCGCTCCTTTACGGACTCAAACCGTTAGCTCTCAAGCAGATGCTCGGCACAATCGGGGGCAGTGCGGAAAGCGAGGCTTCTTCACCGAACCAAGGCGAGCAGGGTTATGATTACTGA
- the trxA gene encoding thioredoxin: MVHEVTDNNFQDVVIKAELPTLVDFWAPWCGPCKKISPVVEKLAEEYAGKAGFCKINVDEAPETAIKYGIRSIPTLMVFKGGEKANQVIGAVPEAKIKAMLDEQM; the protein is encoded by the coding sequence ATGGTTCACGAGGTTACAGATAACAATTTTCAAGATGTGGTTATCAAGGCAGAACTGCCGACGCTTGTTGATTTCTGGGCGCCCTGGTGCGGTCCCTGCAAGAAGATTTCCCCCGTTGTCGAAAAACTGGCTGAAGAATATGCGGGAAAGGCCGGCTTCTGCAAGATCAACGTTGACGAGGCGCCGGAAACCGCGATCAAATACGGCATCCGCAGCATTCCAACCTTGATGGTTTTCAAGGGCGGCGAAAAGGCAAATCAGGTCATCGGCGCCGTTCCGGAGGCGAAAATCAAGGCAATGCTCGACGAACAAATGTAA